The following coding sequences are from one Novosphingobium sp. Gsoil 351 window:
- a CDS encoding HAD-IA family hydrolase: MTLKALIFDVDGTLAETEEAHRSAFNRTFAEAGHDWEWSPEHYRRLLETTGGKERIAAFLDEIGESLAAETIARLHARKNAIYAQLVAGGEVALRPGVVRLIDEARAAGVGLAIATTTSRANLAALLGRLFGLSALGIFAAVVAGEDVSAKKPDPEVYARTLALLGLAPGECLAIEDSRNGMLAARAAGLPVLVTPSRYTDHEVFDGAALLRPDLDSAPAITLADCERLVSESPATANAA, translated from the coding sequence ATGACGCTGAAGGCGCTGATCTTCGATGTCGACGGAACTCTCGCCGAGACCGAGGAAGCGCATCGTAGCGCGTTCAACCGGACTTTCGCCGAGGCCGGGCATGACTGGGAGTGGTCGCCCGAGCACTACCGCCGCCTGCTCGAGACGACCGGCGGAAAAGAGCGGATCGCCGCGTTTCTGGACGAGATCGGCGAGTCGCTTGCGGCAGAAACGATCGCCCGGCTCCACGCCCGCAAGAACGCGATCTACGCGCAACTTGTGGCCGGCGGCGAAGTGGCTTTACGCCCCGGCGTCGTCCGCCTGATCGACGAAGCGCGCGCGGCCGGGGTGGGGCTCGCCATCGCGACCACAACCAGCCGTGCCAATCTGGCCGCGCTGCTCGGCCGCCTCTTCGGCCTGTCCGCGCTCGGCATCTTCGCCGCTGTTGTTGCGGGAGAGGACGTGTCCGCCAAAAAGCCCGATCCGGAAGTCTACGCACGCACGCTCGCCCTGCTCGGCCTCGCCCCCGGCGAATGCCTGGCGATCGAGGATTCACGCAACGGGATGCTGGCCGCGCGGGCCGCGGGGCTGCCGGTGCTCGTCACCCCGTCGCGCTACACCGACCACGAGGTGTTCGACGGCGCGGCACTGCTCCGCCCCGATCTCGACTCCGCGCCCGCGATCACACTCGCCGATTGCGAACGGCTGGTGTCCGAGTCGCCGGCCACGGCCAACGCCGCATGA
- a CDS encoding phosphate-starvation-inducible protein PsiE: protein MTASDPLPNLDEAPLAGHGGRTETMVLAGFSSVEHALLIVIALLTIGAASLELYGVFVARTVALADILLMFLYTEVIGMIAVFYTGRGSPFVYPIFIAMTALARLIVLQGKDMAPENILFEAGAILLLSFAAVIIARAGRH, encoded by the coding sequence ATGACCGCGTCCGATCCGCTTCCGAACCTCGACGAAGCGCCGCTGGCCGGGCACGGCGGGCGGACCGAGACGATGGTGCTGGCGGGGTTCAGCTCCGTCGAGCACGCGCTACTGATCGTCATCGCGCTGCTGACGATCGGCGCGGCAAGCCTCGAACTCTACGGCGTGTTCGTCGCGCGGACAGTCGCGCTCGCCGACATCCTGCTGATGTTCCTCTACACCGAAGTCATCGGGATGATCGCGGTGTTCTACACCGGGCGCGGATCGCCGTTCGTCTATCCGATCTTCATCGCGATGACCGCGCTGGCGCGGCTGATCGTGCTCCAGGGCAAGGACATGGCCCCGGAGAACATTCTGTTCGAGGCGGGGGCGATCCTGCTGCTGTCGTTCGCCGCGGTGATCATCGCGCGCGCCGGGCGGCACTGA
- a CDS encoding HAD-IA family hydrolase, producing MAASRFDVVAFDLDGTLADTADDLAAALNYALVLADRAPLGLETVRAMVGHGTRALMRKGLAATGDVTEALVDASLPDLTNFYAANICTATTGYPGVEQALDMLAEQGSRLAVCTNKPERLATMLVEALGWTDRFAAVIGGDTLAFTKPDPAMLHAAISRAGGGRAAYVGDSITDADTARAAAIPFVAVSFGFLDRPVGELGAAAVIDHYDELPAALASLVRVT from the coding sequence TTGGCGGCCTCTCGCTTCGATGTAGTCGCGTTCGATCTCGACGGGACATTGGCGGACACCGCAGACGACCTTGCCGCCGCGCTCAACTATGCGCTGGTCCTGGCAGATCGGGCCCCTCTTGGCCTCGAAACGGTTCGCGCGATGGTTGGCCACGGGACCCGCGCGCTGATGCGCAAGGGGCTGGCGGCTACCGGTGATGTCACCGAAGCGCTGGTCGACGCCAGCCTGCCCGATCTGACCAATTTCTACGCGGCCAACATCTGCACCGCGACGACCGGCTACCCCGGGGTCGAACAGGCGCTCGATATGCTCGCAGAGCAAGGGTCACGCCTCGCGGTGTGCACTAACAAGCCCGAGCGGCTCGCGACGATGCTTGTCGAAGCGCTCGGCTGGACAGACCGATTCGCGGCCGTCATCGGCGGCGATACGCTGGCCTTCACCAAGCCGGACCCCGCGATGCTCCACGCCGCGATCTCCCGCGCCGGCGGGGGCCGCGCCGCCTATGTCGGCGATTCGATCACCGATGCCGACACCGCCCGCGCCGCCGCGATACCGTTCGTCGCGGTTTCGTTCGGGTTTCTCGACCGGCCGGTGGGGGAGCTGGGTGCGGCGGCGGTGATCGACCACTACGACGAACTGCCGGCGGCGCTTGCCAGTCTCGTCCGAGTGACATAG
- the idi gene encoding isopentenyl-diphosphate Delta-isomerase: protein MSTLFGQTPTSASPRAAPAEALLILVDETDAEVGHAEKLEAHRLGALHRAVSVSIADSKGNILIQRRASGKYHSAGLWSNACCSHPLPGEEALAAAQRRLGEEMGFVCDLGFRQKLRYSSEVGAGLIENELVHFFAGTYDGEVIPEPSEVGEIAWVPHAELYARVRANPVDFSAWFRIYVEAGVI from the coding sequence ATGAGTACCCTGTTCGGCCAGACGCCTACGTCCGCATCGCCACGCGCAGCGCCAGCCGAGGCGCTGCTGATCCTCGTCGATGAGACCGACGCCGAGGTCGGGCATGCCGAAAAGCTCGAGGCGCACCGGCTTGGCGCGCTCCACCGCGCGGTCTCGGTGAGCATCGCCGACAGCAAGGGCAACATCCTGATCCAGCGCCGGGCGAGCGGCAAATATCATTCCGCCGGGCTGTGGTCGAACGCCTGCTGCTCGCACCCCCTGCCGGGCGAGGAAGCGCTGGCGGCGGCGCAACGCCGGTTGGGCGAGGAGATGGGGTTCGTCTGTGATCTCGGGTTCCGGCAGAAGCTGCGCTATTCGAGCGAGGTCGGTGCGGGACTGATCGAGAACGAACTGGTCCATTTCTTCGCGGGAACCTACGACGGCGAAGTGATCCCCGAGCCGAGCGAAGTCGGCGAGATCGCCTGGGTGCCGCATGCCGAACTCTACGCCCGGGTGCGCGCCAATCCCGTCGACTTTTCGGCGTGGTTCCGGATCTATGTCGAAGCCGGGGTCATCTAG
- the bchI gene encoding magnesium chelatase ATPase subunit I, which yields MARFPFSAIVGQDEMKLALLIAAVEPGIGGVMVFGDRGTGKSTAARALAALLPPMKVVAGCRFHCAPEQRGSCPDCCTSPRSALRPVPFVDLPLGATEDRVVGALDLERALRSGEKAFEPGLLAHAHRGFLYIDEINLLEDHIVDLLLDVAASGENLVEREGLSVRHAARFVLIGSGNPEEGELRPQLLDRFGLSVEVRTPQEIAPRVEIMRRCAAQERDGEAFVAEWAAEDAKTVARIARGRKRLAALTVPDEVLTDAAELCQAVNADGLRGELTLMRAARALAALDGAKAVRRSHLLSVAPMALRHRLRRDVLDETGSTVRIERAVGELFG from the coding sequence ATGGCCCGCTTTCCCTTCTCGGCGATCGTCGGACAGGACGAGATGAAGCTGGCGCTGCTGATCGCGGCGGTCGAGCCGGGGATCGGCGGCGTCATGGTGTTCGGCGACCGCGGCACCGGCAAGTCCACCGCCGCGCGAGCCTTGGCGGCGCTGCTCCCGCCGATGAAGGTGGTCGCGGGCTGCCGCTTTCATTGCGCGCCCGAACAGCGCGGCTCGTGTCCCGATTGCTGCACCTCGCCCAGGTCCGCCCTGCGCCCGGTGCCGTTCGTCGATCTGCCGCTCGGCGCGACCGAAGACCGCGTGGTCGGCGCGCTCGATCTCGAACGCGCGCTGCGCTCGGGCGAGAAGGCGTTCGAACCTGGGCTGCTGGCGCACGCGCACCGCGGGTTCCTGTATATCGATGAGATCAACCTGCTCGAGGACCACATCGTCGACCTGCTGCTCGATGTCGCCGCCTCGGGCGAGAACCTGGTCGAACGCGAGGGACTGTCGGTGCGCCACGCCGCCAGGTTCGTGCTGATCGGCAGCGGCAATCCCGAGGAAGGCGAGCTGCGCCCGCAACTGCTCGACCGCTTCGGCCTGTCGGTGGAAGTGCGCACCCCGCAAGAGATCGCGCCGCGGGTCGAGATCATGCGGCGCTGCGCCGCGCAGGAGCGCGACGGCGAGGCGTTCGTGGCCGAATGGGCGGCGGAAGACGCCAAGACGGTCGCGCGTATCGCGCGCGGGCGCAAGCGGCTTGCGGCGCTGACCGTGCCCGACGAGGTGCTGACCGATGCCGCCGAGCTGTGCCAGGCGGTCAACGCCGACGGGTTGCGCGGCGAACTGACCCTGATGCGCGCGGCGCGGGCGCTGGCGGCGCTCGACGGGGCCAAGGCGGTACGGCGCAGCCATCTGCTGAGCGTCGCGCCGATGGCGCTGCGCCATCGCCTGCGCCGCGACGTGCTCGACGAGACCGGCTCGACCGTGCGGATCGAACGCGCGGTGGGCGAGCTGTTCGGGTGA